A DNA window from Armatimonadia bacterium contains the following coding sequences:
- a CDS encoding DUF4159 domain-containing protein: MPSRLFRTLLAALLLVACGLAGAAPLTVARLKYGGGGDWYVNPTSVPNLVAAVNQRTTLRLSPQPAIVEPGSPRLFDYPIVFVTGHGTIAFTSPERENLRRFLLRGGFLHVDDNYGLDESFRAEASKLLPGTSLVELPFTHPIYHSFYDFPKGLPKIHEHHGGPPHGYALIHKGRVVLFYSFNTDLNDGWEDAEVHKDPPERREAALRLGINLVVYALTH, translated from the coding sequence ATGCCCTCCCGACTGTTCAGAACGCTACTCGCAGCGCTGTTGCTGGTGGCTTGCGGCCTGGCCGGTGCAGCGCCCTTGACGGTGGCTCGCCTCAAGTACGGAGGTGGGGGAGACTGGTACGTGAATCCAACCAGCGTCCCCAATCTGGTGGCCGCGGTGAACCAGCGTACAACCCTTCGCCTCAGCCCACAACCCGCCATCGTGGAGCCCGGTTCCCCTCGGCTCTTTGACTACCCGATCGTCTTCGTCACCGGCCACGGGACCATCGCCTTCACGAGTCCCGAGCGCGAGAACCTGCGCCGGTTCCTCCTTCGCGGCGGCTTCCTGCATGTGGACGACAACTACGGGCTCGACGAGTCGTTCCGTGCGGAGGCCAGCAAGCTGCTGCCGGGCACCTCCCTGGTTGAGCTGCCCTTCACGCACCCGATCTACCACAGCTTCTACGACTTCCCGAAGGGGCTGCCGAAGATCCACGAGCACCATGGCGGACCTCCGCACGGCTATGCGCTGATCCACAAAGGTCGCGTGGTCCTCTTCTATAGCTTCAACACCGACCTCAACGACGGCTGGGAAGATGCCGAAGTCCACAAGGATCCACCCGAACGGCGAGAGGCGGCCCTGCGCCTGGGGATCAACCTCGTCGTCTACGCCCTGACACATTGA
- the rfbD gene encoding dTDP-4-dehydrorhamnose reductase, with the protein MERKRVVITGAEGMLGTALRELAPPQYEAIGVDLAQGDLTRPHEARGAIQPHDPFAVIHCAAYTDVDGCSRDPEKAYEVNARGTANVAVACQECNCYLVMLSTDYVFDGTKGTPYVETEEPHPLNPYGESKLLAEKYARESHDKLLVVRTQWLYGPNGKNFVRTIVTRGRETGKLRVVSDEWGSPTYTRDLAARLWRLIDLQPTGILHCANSGLCTWSQLARTALEAAGAANVEVEDISWRDWVSPTNRPHHSSLVSSRLEELGLTPLREWSEAAREYASTYLRAET; encoded by the coding sequence ATGGAGCGAAAGCGAGTCGTCATCACAGGTGCTGAGGGAATGCTCGGAACGGCGCTGCGCGAGTTGGCGCCGCCGCAGTATGAGGCTATCGGGGTAGACTTGGCTCAGGGCGACCTCACCCGTCCTCACGAGGCCCGGGGCGCTATCCAGCCGCATGATCCCTTTGCCGTTATCCACTGCGCTGCCTACACCGATGTGGACGGTTGCAGCCGTGACCCCGAGAAGGCCTACGAGGTCAACGCCCGCGGAACCGCCAACGTTGCCGTGGCCTGCCAGGAGTGCAACTGCTACCTCGTCATGCTCAGCACGGACTACGTCTTCGATGGCACCAAGGGCACGCCCTACGTGGAGACGGAGGAGCCGCATCCGCTGAACCCCTACGGCGAGTCCAAGCTCCTTGCCGAGAAGTACGCCCGCGAGTCCCATGACAAGCTGCTCGTAGTCCGCACCCAGTGGCTCTACGGCCCCAACGGCAAGAACTTCGTCCGTACCATCGTTACCAGGGGTCGCGAGACGGGCAAGCTCCGCGTCGTCTCCGACGAGTGGGGCTCGCCAACCTACACCCGGGATCTCGCCGCTCGCCTCTGGCGGCTGATCGACCTGCAGCCGACCGGCATCCTGCACTGCGCCAACTCCGGCCTCTGCACCTGGTCGCAACTCGCTCGCACAGCTCTTGAGGCCGCCGGTGCTGCGAACGTGGAGGTTGAAGACATCTCCTGGCGTGACTGGGTGAGCCCGACCAACCGGCCGCACCACAGCTCCCTGGTCAGCAGCCGGCTGGAGGAGCTTGGCCTGACGCCGCTACGCGAGTGGAGCGAAGCGGCTCGTGAGTATGCCTCAACCTACCTGCGCGCAGAGACCTGA